Within the Senegalia massiliensis genome, the region TAAATAGAGTACCTATGGATATAGAAGATATTTTAAATAAGATGTTATCAGAAAAACAACTTGATTCAGAAGGTAGTATTGATGTAGTTTGGATAAATGGAGAAAATTTTTATACAGCAAAACAAAATGATTTATTAAGTGAATCTTTTACAGATAAGTTACCAAATTTCAAGAAAAATATTGATATAAACTCCGAAGAAGTTACAAGTGACTTTGGATATAGTGTAGATGGGAAAGAAGCACCATATGGAAAAGCTCAATTTGTAATGATATATGATGAAGAAAACATAAAAGAAATTCCAAAAAATCATGATGAACTCATGGAATTTGTAAAGAAAAATAAAGGGAAGTTTACTTATCCAGCTCCTCCTGATTTTACAGGTAGTGCTTTTGTAAGAAACATTATTTATGATGTAGTAGGTTATGAAAATGTAAAAGATTTAGAAGCTGATAATGAAAAAGTAAAAAAGGCTATAATGCCAGCAATAGAATATCTTAAAGAACTCAAGCCTTATTTATGGAGGGAAGGAAAAACTTATCCAGCAACTATTTCTCAATTAGATAATATGTATGCTGATGGGGAAGTAATCATGAGTATGAGCTATAATCCATATAATGCTGAAGCTAAAAGAAGAATAGGAGAATTTCCTGAGTCTACAAAAACATTCATATTTGAAAATGGCACTATAGGAAATACTCATTTTGTTTCGATTCCTTTTAACAGTCCAAATAAAGCAGCAGCACTTGTACTTATAAATGAAATATTAAGTATAGATTCACAAGCTTCAAAATATGATCCTGAAAATTGGGGAGATTTGCCTGTAATAGATAATGGAAAAATTAGCGATGATGAAAAAGAAATTTTTAAAAAAATAGATTTAGGACCAGCCACAATTTCTCAAGAAGAACTTCTAAATAATAGAATACCAGAACTACCTTCTGATTTAGTACCAATAATAGAAGAGATATGGCAGGATACTATACCGGTAGAAGGTGAATAAAATTGTTAAAAGAAAAGGTCAAGCCATATATTTTGCTACTTCCTTTTATGACTGTAATATTTGGTATTTTTACATCAGGTCTTTTAATGGGGTTTATGCAGAGTTTGGGAAGATTTAAAGCAGTAGGGCTTACTGAATTTACATTAAAATATTATAAAGAAGTATTAACTGATAGTGATTTTTTATCTTCATTTAAATTTAGCTTCTACATTTCTATTGTATCATCGATTATAGCAGTTGTTATTGGTGTTTTATTAGCATACTTATTACTTGTAAATAAACATAAAAAAGGTATAGAAGAAGTAATATATAAAATTCCAATAATAATACCTCATACCATAGCAAGTTTACTAATATTTAATATATTATCTCAATCAGGGATATTACCTAGATTATTATATAATATAGGTTTAATAAGTAGTAAAACAGATTTTCCATCTTTAGTTTTTGATCAAAATGGATGGGGCGTTATATTATCATATGTATGGAAGGAGATTCCTTTTATTGCTATGGTAGTATATACTGTTTTAAAAAATATAAATGATAAATTAAGAGATGTAGCTCTTAATTTAGGAGCAAATAAATGGCAAGTGTTTAGATATATTTTATTACCACTTATGATGCCTTCTATAATATCATCATTTATAATTGTATTTGCTTTTTCATTTGGAGCATTTGAAGTACCATTTTTACTAGGTCCTACTAACCCTAAAGCATTACCAGTAAAAGCTTTTATGGAATATAGTAATCCAGATCTTACAAATAGGCCTTATGCAATGGTTATAAATATGATACTTACATCTTTTTCTTTAATATTTATATTTATATATTACAAAGTATTCCATTTAATAAACAGATATAGTAGGTGATAATATGAACATTAAAGTTTCAAAAATAATATTATATTTTTTGCTTCTTTTTCTTTTGCTTCCTCTTTTGGTACTATTAATTTGGAGTATAAGTAATTCATGGACTTGGCCAAATATTTTTCCAAATAATTTTGGACTTAGAGGATATAAATATATATTCAGTTTTAGAACAGGAACACTTGAAGTACTATTAAATAGTATAGTGTTATCTAGTGTAGTAACTTTTATCACAATAGCTATAAGTATACCAGCATCAAAAGCTTTAGGAGTATATGAATTTCGGTTTAAGAAAATATTTAAAATATTAGTTCTTGCACCTATAATAGTACCTCCTGTGGCTGTTGCAATGGGAATACATGTTTCATTTATAAAACTTGGACTTGCTAACACATTTTTAGGTGTAGTACTTGTACATCTAATTCCTTGTATGCCTTATGGAATAAGAATAATAACTAGTATATTTGAAGGATTAGGAGAAAAAATGGAATTGCAAGCAAAAGTGCTTGGAGCAAATTCAATTCAAACTTTCTTTCATATAACACTACCTATTATAACTCCAGGAGTCATATCAGCAGCTTCTATGGTATTTATAGTATCTTTTTCCCAATATTTTTTGACTTTTTTAATTGGAGGGGGAAAAGTAAAAACATTATCTTTAGTTATGTTTCCATACATTAAGAGTGGGGATAGAATGATGGCTTCAGCTTATAGTGTAGTTTTTAGTATTACAACACTGGGAGTATTGCTATTAATGGAATCTGCCATTAAAAAGAAATATAAAAATAAAACTGATTTATTTGTTTAACTTAAACTTAAAGATATATAAAGGAGAAATTCTATGTCACAAATTGAACTTAAAAACATAAGCAAATTTTTTAGTGGGAAAAAAATATTAGATAATATATCTTTAAGAGTAAAAGAAGGAGAAAGAATATCGCTTTTAGGACCTTCTGGATGTGGAAAAACTACTACTCTTAAAATAATAGCTGGATTATTAAATAAAGATAATGGAGAACTTTTAATAGGTAATAAAGATGTTTCGAATATAGCTGTAGAAAAACGAGGAGCAGTAATAGTTTTTCAAGATTATCTTTTATTTCCTCATATGACAGTAGAAGAAAATATAGGTTTTGGACTAAAGATGGCTAAAGTAAAACGTAAAATTATAAAAGAAAAGGTATATGAATTGATTCATCTAGTAAAATTAGAAGGACTGAAAGAAAGATATCCAAATGAATTATCTGGAGGACAAAAACAAAGGGTTGCTATAGCAAGAGCACTTGCAGTAGATCCAAAAGTACTTCTTTTAGATGAACCTTTTTCTAACCTTGACACATCTCTTAGAGAAGAAATGAGAGAATTTATTGCTAATATTCAAAGGAAATTGAATATAACTACAATATTAGTTACACATGATAAAGAAGAAGCACTTATGATTTCAGATAAAATAGCAGTTATGCTAAATGGAGAAATAAAACAAATTGATGAGCCACATAAAATATATAAAAATCCTAATTCAATTGAAGTAGCAAACTTTTTAGGTAATAGAAATTATATTAAAGGAAGTATAATTAATGGCATATTTAAAACAGAAATAGGTGACTTTGATATATATAAAGATAACAAAAAAAATATTATAGCCATGATTAATCCAGAAGATATAAAAATAGGAAAAGGAAATATATATGGTATTATAACTAAAATAAGATATGGTGGAGATAGAATTTATTATACCTTAGATGTATATGGTAAAAAAATAAATGTAATTTCTGGAAGTGATAAGGTATATAAATTAAATGAAAATATAAATATTTTTATAGATTTTGATAATGGGGTGTTTTTTGATGAATAGTAAAAATATTATATCAATAATAATACCAGTGTTAAATGAAGAAAAAACTATTGAAAACACAATTAAAAATTTGATGAATATAAGAGGAAATAAAGAAATTATAATAGTTGATGGTGGGAGTAATGATAAAACTGTACAAATAGCAAAATGTCTAACAAAAGTAGTATGTAGCCCTAAAGGCAGAGCAAATCAAATGAATGCTGGTGCAAGGATTGCTGAGGGGAATATTTTATGGTTTGTTCATTCTGATTCTATTGTAGATGAGAATTCACTTATAAATATAAGAAAAGCTATTGAAGAGGGATATAAGGCAGGAGGATTTAAACTATATTTTTATGATGATAAATCTTCATTTATGAAATACATATCATTTACTTCTAATTTAAGAGCAAAATATTTAAATATATATTTTGGAGATCAAGGGATTTTCGTAGAAAAAAATTTATTTAATAATTTAGATGGATTTAAAAGAATTGATTTAATGGAAGATTGGGAGTTGTCAAAACGTATATCTAAGGAAGAAAAAATGAAATTATTAGATTGTAGTATTGGGACTTCTGCAAGAAGATTTAACAATGGGGGAAAATTAAAAACTCATTTATTAATGCATAAAATTAAAATATTATATTTATTGGGCATATGTGATAAAAAATTATCAATGATTTATAAGGAGGCGAGGTAAATGAAGGGAGCATTAATACTTATGACTAGAATACCTATACCAGGGAAAACAAAAACAAGACTTATGAGTGTATTATCAGGGGATGAATGTGCAAGAATTCACAGAGCATTTTTAATGGACTTATTTTTATTATTCAATTCACTAAAAGATAAAGTGGATATATACTTAACCTACACTCCTGAAGATTCATTTGGTATAATTGCAGATATAATACCTTCATATATAGGTACATTTGCTCAAAGAGGAGATTCTCTTGGAGATAAGATGAAAAATGCTATATCACATGTATTAGATAAAGGATATGAAAGTGTTTGCCTTATGGGGTCTGATATACCTCAAGTGACAGAAAAAAGTATTATAGAATGCTTTAATAGATTAGATACAAAGGATTGTGTAATAGCCCCTACATTTGATGGTGGTTATTATCTTGTAGGATTAAAGAAAATGAATGATAAAATATTTGATAATAAAGTTAAATGGGGTAATAAGACTGTTTTAGAAGGGACTATGGATATATTAAATTCATTAGAATTAAATGTATCACTTGGTGACAAATATAGGGATATAGATACCTTAGATGATTTAATAGATTTTAAAATTAGGTTAGAAAAAGGGGAGTTTCCTAATTCCCATCTTAAATATACAAAAGAATATGTAAATAATATTTGGAGTTGGTATGATGAACTTGATACAAGTATTAGAGGGTAAAATCAAAGATTATGTTTTAAATAATGATATAAATGTGTGCTTAGATAAAATGAATTTAGAAATTAATTTTTTAGCACAAGGTGAATATAATATAAATTACACTATAAGCGACGAAAATAATAAATACGTGTTTAGAGTAAATACAGGAAGTCAAATTAATGTAGAAGAACAGATAGAGTATGAATATAATGCACTTAAAAATCTGGAAATATCAGGTGTTACTCCAAAAGTATATTATGTTGATTCTTCTAAAAAACAAGTAAATTATGGAATATTGATAATGGAATTTTTAGAAGGAAGACATCTTATATATGATAGAGATTTATTAAAGGCAAGTAATATATTTGCAAGAATCCATTCTTTAGATTTA harbors:
- a CDS encoding ABC transporter substrate-binding protein, translating into MKKTLIISIIFLLVITLTACGGDKNEEGNILEKDWNEILEKAKGTEVTFYGWGGSQKTNEWIDTFLSDTMKEKYDIKVNRVPMDIEDILNKMLSEKQLDSEGSIDVVWINGENFYTAKQNDLLSESFTDKLPNFKKNIDINSEEVTSDFGYSVDGKEAPYGKAQFVMIYDEENIKEIPKNHDELMEFVKKNKGKFTYPAPPDFTGSAFVRNIIYDVVGYENVKDLEADNEKVKKAIMPAIEYLKELKPYLWREGKTYPATISQLDNMYADGEVIMSMSYNPYNAEAKRRIGEFPESTKTFIFENGTIGNTHFVSIPFNSPNKAAALVLINEILSIDSQASKYDPENWGDLPVIDNGKISDDEKEIFKKIDLGPATISQEELLNNRIPELPSDLVPIIEEIWQDTIPVEGE
- a CDS encoding ABC transporter permease; this translates as MTVIFGIFTSGLLMGFMQSLGRFKAVGLTEFTLKYYKEVLTDSDFLSSFKFSFYISIVSSIIAVVIGVLLAYLLLVNKHKKGIEEVIYKIPIIIPHTIASLLIFNILSQSGILPRLLYNIGLISSKTDFPSLVFDQNGWGVILSYVWKEIPFIAMVVYTVLKNINDKLRDVALNLGANKWQVFRYILLPLMMPSIISSFIIVFAFSFGAFEVPFLLGPTNPKALPVKAFMEYSNPDLTNRPYAMVINMILTSFSLIFIFIYYKVFHLINRYSR
- a CDS encoding ABC transporter permease, which gives rise to MNIKVSKIILYFLLLFLLLPLLVLLIWSISNSWTWPNIFPNNFGLRGYKYIFSFRTGTLEVLLNSIVLSSVVTFITIAISIPASKALGVYEFRFKKIFKILVLAPIIVPPVAVAMGIHVSFIKLGLANTFLGVVLVHLIPCMPYGIRIITSIFEGLGEKMELQAKVLGANSIQTFFHITLPIITPGVISAASMVFIVSFSQYFLTFLIGGGKVKTLSLVMFPYIKSGDRMMASAYSVVFSITTLGVLLLMESAIKKKYKNKTDLFV
- a CDS encoding ABC transporter ATP-binding protein, which gives rise to MSQIELKNISKFFSGKKILDNISLRVKEGERISLLGPSGCGKTTTLKIIAGLLNKDNGELLIGNKDVSNIAVEKRGAVIVFQDYLLFPHMTVEENIGFGLKMAKVKRKIIKEKVYELIHLVKLEGLKERYPNELSGGQKQRVAIARALAVDPKVLLLDEPFSNLDTSLREEMREFIANIQRKLNITTILVTHDKEEALMISDKIAVMLNGEIKQIDEPHKIYKNPNSIEVANFLGNRNYIKGSIINGIFKTEIGDFDIYKDNKKNIIAMINPEDIKIGKGNIYGIITKIRYGGDRIYYTLDVYGKKINVISGSDKVYKLNENINIFIDFDNGVFFDE
- a CDS encoding TIGR04283 family arsenosugar biosynthesis glycosyltransferase; its protein translation is MISIIIPVLNEEKTIENTIKNLMNIRGNKEIIIVDGGSNDKTVQIAKCLTKVVCSPKGRANQMNAGARIAEGNILWFVHSDSIVDENSLINIRKAIEEGYKAGGFKLYFYDDKSSFMKYISFTSNLRAKYLNIYFGDQGIFVEKNLFNNLDGFKRIDLMEDWELSKRISKEEKMKLLDCSIGTSARRFNNGGKLKTHLLMHKIKILYLLGICDKKLSMIYKEAR
- a CDS encoding TIGR04282 family arsenosugar biosynthesis glycosyltransferase encodes the protein MKGALILMTRIPIPGKTKTRLMSVLSGDECARIHRAFLMDLFLLFNSLKDKVDIYLTYTPEDSFGIIADIIPSYIGTFAQRGDSLGDKMKNAISHVLDKGYESVCLMGSDIPQVTEKSIIECFNRLDTKDCVIAPTFDGGYYLVGLKKMNDKIFDNKVKWGNKTVLEGTMDILNSLELNVSLGDKYRDIDTLDDLIDFKIRLEKGEFPNSHLKYTKEYVNNIWSWYDELDTSIRG